In Astatotilapia calliptera chromosome 16, fAstCal1.2, whole genome shotgun sequence, one genomic interval encodes:
- the LOC113008108 gene encoding olfactory receptor 51E1-like, with product MAIDNEFNVTYITFGGHIELEKYKFLYFAIMFTAYILILCSNSTIVCLIRIKKSLHEPMYIFIAALLFNSVMFSTNIYPKLLMDFLSEKQITTHSQCSFQGFIYYSLTGSEFFLLASMAYDRYVSISKPLQYHTIMRKTTVTVLLVLTWLLPACQLVPSAVIINTSQICSFTLNGIFCNNAISKLYCATPKISYLIYGVFILLNTVFLPLLFILFTYTKIFIICYRSCREVRKKAAQTCLPHLLVLISFSCLCSYDIIITRVEINLSQTARFIMTLQVVLYHPLFNPIVYGLKMKEISQHLRRLFCQSKFKLSVRADAGSAIISFAI from the coding sequence ATGGCAATTGATAATGAATTTAATGTGACATATATAACTTTTGGTGGGCACATTGAATtggaaaaatacaaatttcTGTATTTTGCTATCATGTTTACTGCTTATATTCTAATACTCTGCAGTAATTCAACCATAGTTTGCCTCATCAGGATTAAGAAAAGCCTCCATGAGCCTATGTATATTTTCATTGCAGCTTTGTTGTTCAACTCTGTTATGTTCAGTACAAATATCTACCCCAAACTTTTGATGGACTTTTTATCTGAGAAGCAGATTACAACTCATTCACAGTGCAGTTTTcaaggatttatttattactcttTAACTGGTTCAGAGTTCTTTCTCTTGGCATCCATGGCTTATGACAGGTATGTGTCCATATCTAAACCTTTGCAATATCATACTATTATGAGAAAAACAACAGTCACAGTTTTGCTGGTTTTAACTTGGCTTCTGCCTGCTTGTCAGCTTGTGCCATCAGCTGTAATTATAAACACTTCACAAATCTGCAGTTTCACTTTAAATGGAATTTTTTGTAACAATGCAATTTCCAAGCTTTACTGTGCAACCCCGAAAATATCATATTTAATATATGGTGTTTTTATACTACTTAACACTGTATTTCTTCCTTTGCTTTTCATACTTTTTACttacacaaaaatatttataatatgctatcgaagctgcagagaggtcaGGAAAAAAGCTGCACAGACCTGTTTACCTCACCTGCTCGTTTTGATCAGCTTCTCATGTTTGTGTTCATATGATATAATTATAACTCGAGTGGAAATTAATTTATCCCAAACTGCACGTTTCATAATGACTTTACAAGTGGTTTTGTATCATCCTCTCTTTAATCCAATTGTAtatggactgaaaatgaaagaaatctctcAACACCTCAGgaggttgttttgtcagagcAAATTTAAATTATCTGTCAGAGCTGATGCTGGAAGTGCAATAATTTCCTTTGCAATCTAA
- the LOC113007297 gene encoding olfactory receptor 13C2-like — protein MEQMHDEFNVTYITFGGHVELEKYKFLYFAIMFTAYILILCSNSTIVCLIWIKKSLHEPMYVFIAALLLNSVVFSTNIYPKLLMDFLSERQITTHSLCRFQGIIYYSLTGSEFFLLASMAYDRYVSISKPLQYHTIMRKTTVTVLLVLAWLLPACQLVPSAVFSNNSQICSFTLNGIFCNNAISKLYCATPKTYYLMYGVFILFNTVFLPLLFIMFTYTKIFIICYRSCREVRKKAAQTCLPHLLVLISFTCLCSYDIIIARLEIDLSQNTRFIMTLQVVLYHPLFNPIVYGLKMKEISQHLRRLFCHRVLCVKTDVGSAVISFVIQVQRPDFSTV, from the coding sequence ATGGAGCAAATGCATGATGAATTTAATGTGACATATATAACTTTTGGTGGGCACGTTGAATtggaaaaatacaaatttcTGTATTTTGCTATTATGTTTACTGCTTATATTCTAATACTCTGCAGTAATTCAACCATAGTTTGCCTCATCTGGATTAAGAAAAGCCTCCATGAGCCTATGTATGTTTTCATTGCAGCTTTGTTGCTCAACTCTGTTGTGTTCAGTACAAATATCTACCCCAAACTATTAATGGACTTTTTATCTGAGAGGCAGATTACAACTCACTCACTATGCAGGTTTCAGGGAATTATTTATTACTCTTTAACTGGTTCAGAGTTCTTTCTCTTGGCATCCATGGCATATGACAGGTATGTGTCCATATCTAAACCTTTGCAATATCATACTATTATGAGAAAAACAACTGTCacagttttgttagttttagctTGGCTTCTGCCTGCTTGTCAGCTTGTGCCATCTGCTGTATTCAGCAACAACTCACAAATCTGCAGTTTCACTTTGAATGGAATTTTTTGTAACAATGCAATTTCCAAGCTTTATTGTGCAACCCCCAAAACATACTACTTAATGTATGGTGTGTTTATTCTGTTTAACACTGTATTTCTTCCTTTGCTTTTCATAATGTTTacatacacaaaaatatttataatatgctatcgaagctgcagagaggtcaGGAAAAAAGCTGCACAGACCTGTTTACCTCACCTGCTCGTTTTGATCAGCTTCACATGTTTATGTTCGTATGATATAATTATAGCTCGACTGGAAATTGATTTATCTCAAAATACACGTTTCATAATGACTTTACAAGTGGTTTTGTATCATCCTCTCTTTAATCCAATTGTAtatggactgaaaatgaaagaaatctctcAACACCTCAGAAGGTTGTTTTGTCATCGCGTCTTATGTGTCAAAACGGATGTTGGAAGTGCGGTCATTTCCTTTGTGATTCAAGTTCAAAGGCCTGACTTCTCTACAGTCTAG
- the LOC113008086 gene encoding olfactory receptor 6N2-like: MNPGLNMTYLILGGHVEVQKYRYLYFMILFTAYILIICCNTSIIYLIVIHKSLHEPMYIFIAALLLNSLFFSTNIYPKLLADFLSEKQIISYQVCLFQVFIFYSLSCSEFLLLSAMAYDRYVSICKPLQYPTIMRKITVVFLLVLAWLLPACQVAVVIILNINNKLCNFTLKGIFCNNSLIQLYCVMSRALSVYGAFVLLNTGLFPMLFIIFTYTKIILTVYRSSGEVKKKAAQTCLPHLFVLINYSCLITYDMIIARLESDFSKTARFLMTLQIITYNPLFNPIIYGLKMKEISKHLQRLLCQSKLN; this comes from the coding sequence atGAACCCTGGATTAAATATGACATATCTAATTCTTGGTGGACATGTGGAAGTGCAGAAATACAGATATCTCTATTTTATGATACTGTTCACAGCATATATTCTAATAATTTGCTGTAATACCTCTATCATATACCTCATTGTTATTCATAAAAGCTTGCATGAGCCCATGTATATTTTCATTGCAGCTTTGTTATTAAATTCCCTTTTTTTCAGCACTAATATTTATCCAAAGCTTTTGGCTGATTTCTTATCTGAAAAACAGATCATATCTTATCAAGTCTGTCTCTTtcaagtttttatattttactctttaagcTGCTCAGAGTTCTTATTGTTGTCAGCCATGGCCTATGACAGATATGTGTCTATATGTAAACCTCTGCAATATCCAACAATAATGAGAAAAATAACTGTCGTTTTTCTGCTTGTATTAGCTTGGCTTTTGCCTGCTTGTCAAGTTGCAGTTGTGATCATACTAAATATTAATAACAAACTCTGtaactttactttgaaaggcaTTTTTTGTAATAATTCACTCATCCAGCTTTACTGTGTGATGTCAAGAGCTCTCTCTGTATAtggtgcatttgttttattgaATACCGGACTTTTTCCAATGCTATTCATAATTTTTACATACACCAAGATAATTTTAACTGTTTATCGGAGCTCTGGAGAAGTCAAGAAAAAAGCTGCACAGACCTGTTTACCACAcctgtttgttttaatcaactATTCCTGTTTGATAACTTATGACATGATTATAGCTAGACTGGAATCAGATTTTTCTAAAACTGCGCGTTTTTTAATGACACTCCAAATAATAACATATAATCCTCTCTTCAATCCAATTATTTATGgactaaagatgaaagaaatttCTAAACACCTCCAAAGGTTGTTGTGTCAAAGCAAACTCAACTAG